A window of the Glaciimonas sp. CA11.2 genome harbors these coding sequences:
- a CDS encoding ferritin-like domain-containing protein, which yields MLYPELFKSLEQVRWNMETDIPWDKFDASQLSDEQAQTIRMNAITEWSALPATEMFLRDNHGDSDFCAFMSVWFFEEQKHSLVLMEYLRRFRPELVPTEAELDKVRFEFDPAPPLETLTMHFCGEIRLNHWYRCASEWHTEPVIKQIYKIISQDEARHGGAYLKYMKKALVEVGDTASAAFAKIGVLMASARRTEKPLHPTNLHVNKTLFPNDTVQSRLPDPEWLERWLDDQIQFDGVWEKKVVDRILHNMSLLFERSFSTVQELNRYRKEIVARLATSAVAPVVNV from the coding sequence ATGCTGTATCCCGAACTGTTTAAATCGCTGGAACAAGTCCGTTGGAACATGGAGACCGATATTCCGTGGGACAAATTCGACGCTTCCCAACTTTCCGATGAGCAGGCTCAGACGATTCGCATGAATGCAATTACAGAATGGTCAGCGCTACCTGCGACAGAAATGTTTTTGCGCGATAACCATGGTGATAGCGATTTTTGCGCATTCATGTCAGTGTGGTTCTTCGAAGAGCAAAAGCATTCGCTGGTATTGATGGAGTATCTGCGGCGTTTTCGGCCCGAGTTGGTTCCGACGGAAGCGGAACTTGATAAAGTGCGCTTCGAATTTGATCCTGCGCCGCCACTTGAAACGTTGACAATGCATTTTTGCGGCGAAATTCGTCTCAATCATTGGTATCGTTGTGCATCTGAGTGGCACACCGAACCGGTTATCAAGCAGATTTATAAAATTATTAGCCAGGATGAAGCGCGTCATGGTGGTGCGTATTTGAAATACATGAAAAAGGCGCTGGTGGAAGTTGGCGATACCGCGTCTGCTGCGTTCGCTAAGATTGGCGTATTGATGGCATCTGCACGCCGGACTGAAAAGCCCTTGCACCCGACGAATCTGCACGTGAATAAGACGTTATTCCCGAATGATACGGTTCAAAGCCGGTTGCCTGATCCAGAATGGCTCGAGCGCTGGCTTGATGACCAGATTCAATTTGATGGCGTGTGGGAAAAGAAAGTAGTTGATCGCATATTGCACAATATGTCATTGCTATTTGAGCGTAGCTTTTCAACGGTGCAGGAGTTGAATCGTTACCGTAAAGAGATTGTTGCGCGTTTAGCTACATCGGCCGTCGCGCCGGTCGTGAACGTTTAG